The window TGCTACTGAAATAGAAAAGCCAGAAAAGCTATATATATACGATGTCAATGATGGCAAACCACTCATGAGCAATCTTCAAGACACTCAGACAAATGTAGGTAGAGTTATCAGAGTAACAGTACAACTTGAAGTGACAGATAAAAAGTTACCTGAAACTATGAAAGAGAAGAACATAGTGATTGCTGATATAATCGATAGTGTGCTTCGTAGCAAAACAGCTGACGAACTTTTGAAGCCAGAAGGGAAAGAAAAGGTCAGAAAAGAGATAAAGGACAGGTTAAATGAGATATTTGATAATAAGGTGTACAATGTTAACTTTGGCGAGTTTATTATTCAATAAAAAGGTGGTGAAACTACCTAAAATGGGTGATATACTTTCACAGAGTGAAATAGATGAACTTTTGCGGTTGCTGACATCAGGTGAGCTTTCACTTGAAGAGATTCAAAAACCAAAGCAAGAAAAGAGTATTAGAGTCTACGATTTTAAAAGGCCGAGCAAGTTTGCAAAAGATCACCTTCGAACACTTCAGATAATTTTTGAAAATTATTCGCGAATAGTCACCACCTTTTTGTCTGGGTATTTGAGAACAGTTGTGCAGATGGATGTGATTTCTGTCGAACAACTAACTTATTACGAGTTTAGCAATTCGCTTTCAAACCCGGTTGTAATGGGAATTATCAACTTTGCACCTTTAAAAGGTAGTATTGTGTTTGAGATGTCACCAGAGATAGCATTTGCAATGATTGACAGAGTTCTTGGTGGTTTTGGAAAAGGTGTTGACAAGATAAGAACATTTACAGAGATTGAGCTTGTTTTAATTGAAAGACTTTTACAACAGTTTGTAAACTATTTCAGAGAAGCATGGGAAAACATTATTGATTTAAGGCCAAGACTTGAAAAAATAGAAACAAATCCACAGTTTACACAAATAGTATCGCCAAATGAAACTATTGCACTTGTAACAATTGATATGAATGTCGGCGAGGTAGAAGGTATGGCAAACATATGTTTACCACATATGGTTATAGAACCTATCATGCCAAGGCTCAGTACTAAATACTGGTTTTCGATCTCTGCAAAGGAGACATCTGAAGAAACAAAAGAGTATTTGCAAAGAAAAATAGAAAAGACAAAAGTCACAGTGAGAGCAATCTTAGGTAGGACCAAAATTACAGTAAAAGAGTTTTTAGAGCTCCAGGTAGGTGATGTTATTAAACTTGATAGAAGGAAGAATGAAGAGATAGAAGTATTTGTTGGAGATAGATTAAAATTTTATGGTGTTCCTGGACGAAAAGAAAAGAGATTGGCAATAAAAGTAACAAGGCTGGAAGAGGGGGATGAGATCAAATGAGCGATTTGCTTTCTCAAGATGAAATAGATGCTCTTTTGCGGGGTATGAGTGAATCTTCTTCACAAGAGACTACAATTACTGACCAAGACAAAGACGTGCTCGGCGAGATAGGAAATATCTCAATGGGCACAGCGGCGACTACTTTAAGTATTCTTTTAAATCAGAAAGTGAATATTACAACCCCAGTTGTAAGCGTTCTGAGGTGGGATGAGCTTCCCAAAGAATTTCCAGTACCCTATGTAGCTATTAAAGTTGTGTACAAAGAAGGGCTGGAAGGAGTTAACTTGCTTATTTTAAAGAAAGAAGACGTTGAGATAATAGCCGACCTTATGATGGGTGGAACTGGAAATATTGAGTTTTCAGAGGAACTTTCTGAACTTCAAATTTCTGCTATCCAAGAAGCAATGAACCAGATGATAGGTTCTGCTTCAACATCGCTTTCCTCCATGTTGAATCTAAGGATTGACATCAGCCCGCCAGAGGCGTTTGTAATAGACTTTGCCCAGAACGCTGAGGAGATGATTCCTGAGCTAAAAAGTGCAGATGAGATAGTAAAAGTTGCGTTTAGGATGACAGTTGGAGATTTGATTGACAGTCAAATAATGCAGCTTATTCCTGTTGATTTTGCAAAACAGCTTGTCAATGCAATGTTAAGCAATACGCTGGGAGCATTTCCGGCTGAAGAAAGAACTGAAGCAAAATCGTCTGTACAAGAAACCATTAGAACTTCTGAAAAGCCGTCAATGGAGGAATCTTCAAAGAGGCAAACAGTTGCTTCTTCACACAGTTTTCAGCAGAAGAAAGAGGAAAAAAGCGAGAGAGTGTACAATGTTTCACCAGTCCAATTTGAGAGCTTTGACGAGGAAGAAGAGAGAAGGTATCCAGAGAATATTGAGCTCATTTTGGATGTGCCGCTTGAGATTACTGTTGAACTTGGAAGGACACAAAAGCTTGTTAGAGAAATTTTAGAATTTTCAACAGGTTCTATTATAGAACTTGATAAACTGGCGGGTGAGCCTGTTGATATTCTTGTAAATGGCAAAGTGATTGCCAAAGGTGAAGTTGTAGTTATTGATGAAAATTTTGGTGTTCGCATAACTGATATTGTCAACCCGTCAAATAGGTTATAAAATATAAATAAGCATTTTTTTTTGAAAGACAAATTTTACATCAAAGAACTTTAGAAAAGGAGAGAGATTTATGTCAAAAAGGATTTTGATAGTGGATGATGCAGCGTTTATGAGAATGATGTTGAAAGACATTATAACAAAAAATGGATATGAAGTAGCAGGTGAAGCTGAAAACGGACGTAGGGCTGTTGAATTGTACAAAGAACTTAAGCCTGATCTTGTGATGATGGATATTACTATGCCAGAGATGGACGGTATACA is drawn from Caldicellulosiruptor naganoensis and contains these coding sequences:
- a CDS encoding flagellar basal body-associated FliL family protein → MKGEKLNSIILILLVLLLLMMVGMGIGFLTVIKNLSPSASGSKSATEIEKPEKLYIYDVNDGKPLMSNLQDTQTNVGRVIRVTVQLEVTDKKLPETMKEKNIVIADIIDSVLRSKTADELLKPEGKEKVRKEIKDRLNEIFDNKVYNVNFGEFIIQ
- the fliM gene encoding flagellar motor switch protein FliM codes for the protein MGDILSQSEIDELLRLLTSGELSLEEIQKPKQEKSIRVYDFKRPSKFAKDHLRTLQIIFENYSRIVTTFLSGYLRTVVQMDVISVEQLTYYEFSNSLSNPVVMGIINFAPLKGSIVFEMSPEIAFAMIDRVLGGFGKGVDKIRTFTEIELVLIERLLQQFVNYFREAWENIIDLRPRLEKIETNPQFTQIVSPNETIALVTIDMNVGEVEGMANICLPHMVIEPIMPRLSTKYWFSISAKETSEETKEYLQRKIEKTKVTVRAILGRTKITVKEFLELQVGDVIKLDRRKNEEIEVFVGDRLKFYGVPGRKEKRLAIKVTRLEEGDEIK
- the fliY gene encoding flagellar motor switch phosphatase FliY encodes the protein MSDLLSQDEIDALLRGMSESSSQETTITDQDKDVLGEIGNISMGTAATTLSILLNQKVNITTPVVSVLRWDELPKEFPVPYVAIKVVYKEGLEGVNLLILKKEDVEIIADLMMGGTGNIEFSEELSELQISAIQEAMNQMIGSASTSLSSMLNLRIDISPPEAFVIDFAQNAEEMIPELKSADEIVKVAFRMTVGDLIDSQIMQLIPVDFAKQLVNAMLSNTLGAFPAEERTEAKSSVQETIRTSEKPSMEESSKRQTVASSHSFQQKKEEKSERVYNVSPVQFESFDEEEERRYPENIELILDVPLEITVELGRTQKLVREILEFSTGSIIELDKLAGEPVDILVNGKVIAKGEVVVIDENFGVRITDIVNPSNRL
- the cheY gene encoding chemotaxis protein CheY — translated: MSKRILIVDDAAFMRMMLKDIITKNGYEVAGEAENGRRAVELYKELKPDLVMMDITMPEMDGIQAVREIKKIDPQAKIIMCSAMGQQAMVIESIQAGARDFIVKPFQAERIVEAIKKVLG